CGCCCCATTTCCTTGTTGATGGCCTTGATCTGCTCGTTGAGGTAATATTCACGCTGGTTGCGCTCCATCTGCACCTTGACGCGGTTCTTGATGCGCTTTTCAACCGTGGCAAGGGCCACCTCGCCCTGCAAAAGCTCATAGGCAAGCTCCAGGCGCTGGGTGGCATCGTCGATCTCAAGGGCTTCCTGCTTTTTGCGGTAATCAACCTTGAGATGCGGGATGATGGCATCGGCCAGAGGGCCGATTTCCTGCAAGGCAAGAATGGAGAGCACAGCCTCCTGCGAAATTTTTTTGTTGTTCTTGCCGTATTCTTCAAGCGCCTCGTGCACGGCGCGCACCAGAGCCTCGCGCTCTTCAGGGCGGCTCTGCTTTTCGGCGCGGCGGCGCACGCCCACCATGGTGCACTGCTCGTCTTCGTGCAGGTTTTCCCACGTGGCGCGGTACACGCCTTCAAACAGCACCTTGATGGTGCCGTCGGGCAGGCGCAGCATCTGAAGCACCTTGCTGACCACGCCCACAGGCGAAAGATCCTGAGCATCGGGCTTTTCCAGCTCCGGCTCGCGCTGGGCCACAAGAAATATCTGCTTGCTGTAGGTGGCCTGTGCGGCTTCGATGGCCTTGATGGAGGCCTCGCGCCCCACAAAGAGCGGCATGATGGAGCGGGGGAACATGACCACCTCGCGCAAAGGCATGATGGGCAGTTCAATGTAAGCGTCAGAGCCGCGCATGTCGTCTGTCATAATTCTCCCCTGAAAAAAAAGCCGGACGACGGTCTGCGCCGTCCGGCGGAACTTGGAGCATTTTTCTTTGAAATGGCAGCTTCAGGCGAAGCATTCTGCGCTTGCCCTGCGGCTGGTTGGCCGTTTTGGGGGCGCAAAGGGGTCGCCTTGCAATCATTTCTCAGCGCGGATTTGAGGAAAACCCGCACGGTGCGCCGCAACAATAATGCTGCCAACGCGCCAGCTTTAACCTGCGGGGTCAACCCATTGACGGTACCCCTTTACGTGCCTGCTGCATGGCAGACAGCGCGCAATTCAGGCGGCTGGCTAAGAGGCCTTGTCGCCCCCGGCCTGGGCCTTGGACGTCTCGGCGCTTTCGGCCTTGTCGCCAAACAGCAGCACCGGTTCCTTGCCCTTGTCGATAACAGCCTGATTGATCAGGCATTCGCGCACATTGGGCAGGGAGGGCAGCTTGAACATGATGTCGAGCATGGTGCGTTCCATCACGTTGCGCAGGCCGCGCGCGCCAGTTTTGCGCTCAATGGCCCTGGCGGCAATGGCCTTGAGGGCATTTGGCGTAAAGCGCAGGTCAACATTCTCAAGCTCAAAGAGCTTCTGATACTGGCGCACCAGAGCGTTCTTGGGTTCGGTGAGAATGCGCACCAGATCGGGTTCGTCCAGTTCGTCCACATGGGTGATGATGGGGATACGGCCCACAAATTCGGGGATAAGGCCGAACTTCACCAGATCCTGCGGATGCACCTTGTCGAGCAGTTCGCCAAGGGGCATTTCCTTGCTGGCGCGCACCTTGGCGCCAAAACCCATTGCGCCTCCGCTCATGCGGCCGCCCACGATCTTGTCCAGGCCCACAAAAGCGCCGCCCACGATGAACAGGATGTTGCTCGTGTTCATGCGGATAAATTCCTGCTGGGGGTGCTTGCGCCCGCCCTTGGGAGGAATATTGGCCTCTGTACCTTCAATGATCTTGAGCAGGGCCTGCTGCACGCCTTCGCCGGAGACGTCGCGCGTGATGGAGGGGCCATCGCCCTTGCGGGAAATCTTGTCGATTTCGTCAATATAGATGATGCCCTTGCTGGCGGCTTCCAGATCGTAGTCCGCATTCTGGAGCAGCTGCAC
Above is a window of Desulfovibrio desulfuricans DSM 642 DNA encoding:
- the clpX gene encoding ATP-dependent Clp protease ATP-binding subunit ClpX is translated as MAKNDKPTVSEPLRCSFCGRTELEVRNLIVQDGASICDKCIKACNEIIARDQMESPESEERLLSPQEIKDRLDQYVIGQNDAKKILSVAVHNHYKRVFYASALGDEVELEKSNILLVGPSGSGKTLLAKTLARVLRVPFAIADATTLTEAGYVGEDVENILVQLLQNADYDLEAASKGIIYIDEIDKISRKGDGPSITRDVSGEGVQQALLKIIEGTEANIPPKGGRKHPQQEFIRMNTSNILFIVGGAFVGLDKIVGGRMSGGAMGFGAKVRASKEMPLGELLDKVHPQDLVKFGLIPEFVGRIPIITHVDELDEPDLVRILTEPKNALVRQYQKLFELENVDLRFTPNALKAIAARAIERKTGARGLRNVMERTMLDIMFKLPSLPNVRECLINQAVIDKGKEPVLLFGDKAESAETSKAQAGGDKAS